Proteins from one Setaria italica strain Yugu1 chromosome V, Setaria_italica_v2.0, whole genome shotgun sequence genomic window:
- the LOC101777321 gene encoding uncharacterized protein LOC101777321, producing MAGDRSPAAERRRGIRRLLLHPRGEGSSSSPPPPLPLSPSPPAAEEGRRKGFASAALRGLGCTSAAASQAYAPGGAAAAAAVRSSADWHGRRRRRGKERRKERGGGGGGGGGGGLVTGGIGADVWCAPGIPFAAEASSVDCVVARHQMVGRGGRGADGERSHRERPCLSRRATVQEQISSSFMDSPPPPHLDAPFFGADLIPSGRLRRMRGYRHSPGGLEEEIMMFQTRVLLGGMNMYDRYQDWRLDVDNMTYEELLDLGDKIGYVSTGLREDEITRSIRKVTQPSFGSFRFATEMERKCSICQEEFEANEEMGRLDCGHSYHVYCIKKWLSQKNTCPVCKTAVTKT from the exons ATGGCCGGGGACCGCTCGCccgcggcggagcggcggcgggggatccggcgcctcctcctgcACCCCCGGGGCGagggctcgtcgtcgtcgccgcccccgccgctgccgctgtcgCCTTCCCcgcccgcggcggaggaggggaggcggaaGGGGTTCGCCTCGGCGGCGCTGCGCGGGCTGGGGtgcacgtcggcggcggcctcgcagGCGTACGCGCccgggggggcggcggcggcggcggccgtgcggtCGTCCGCGGACtggcatgggcggcggcggcggagggggaaggagaggaggaaggagcggggcggcgggggtgggggcgggggaggtggtgggCTCGTGACCGGCGGGATCGGCGCCGACGTCTGGTGCGCGCCCGGGATACCCTTCGCCGCGGAGGCATCCTCGGTGGACTGCGTGGTGGCGCGGCACCAGATGGTGGGgaggggcggccgcggcgccgacgGGGAGAGGTCCCACAGGGAG AGGCCGTGCTTGTCCCGGAGGGCGACCGTGCAGGAGCAGATATCCTCGTCATTCATGgactcgccaccgccgccccaccTCGACGCCCCCTTCTTCGGTGCCGACCTCATCCcctccggccgcctccgccggatGCGCGGGTACCGTCACTCCCCCGGCGGCCTCGAAGAAGAG ATCATGATGTTTCAGACAAGAGTATTGCTGGGAGGTATGAACATGTATGATCGCTACCAGGATTGGCGCCTTGACGTTGATAACATGACATACGAA GAGTTGCTCGATCTCGGAGACAAAATTGGGTATGTCAGCACAGGGTTGCGTGAGGATGAGATTACTCGCAGCATTAGGAAGGTCACACAACCATCCTTCGGCTCTTTCCGTTTTGCAACAGAAATGGAAAGGAAATGCAGTATCTGTCAA GAAGAATTTGAAGCTAACGAAGAGATGGGAAGGCTGGACTGTGGCCATAGCTACCATGTGTACTGCATCAAGAAGTGGCTCTCTCAGAAGAACACCTGCCCAGTTTGCAAGACTGCTGTCACCAAGACTTGA
- the LOC101778958 gene encoding LEAF RUST 10 DISEASE-RESISTANCE LOCUS RECEPTOR-LIKE PROTEIN KINASE-like 2.5 has product MMPQSLLMRLLLLAAAASAATAAGDGCSTGCNLALGSYNIEPNQNLSYISSLFGIDDYRKLQPYNNPRFGNLDYIQAGQRLTVSFRCQCLALPTSPFSTYLAGSFPYRVSLGETYSSIAAQFNNLTTAAWLQATNRYPSSNIPDGGIMNVTINCSCGYPGVPPEYKVFLTYPLRDGETFDSVEEKYSFPVQSEMDSSIVYIPLTWSSAIVAPPSDSPSTGPSRSKTLIIASASSVFGVSIVLISLFLWYKKYYGLIPWQRGSSNASRIESFLQKQGTSHPKRYSYSEVRRMTTSFAHKLGQGGYGDVYRGNLPDGREIAVKMLKGTEGDGEEFLNEVASISRTSHVNIVTLLGFCLQGSKRALLYEYMPNGSLERYTFGSNSTEGEDTLSWDKLFDIVIGIARGLEYLHTGCNTRIVHFDIKPQNILLDQEFCPKISDFGLAKLCRQKESKISIGGMRGTIGYIAPEVFSRNYGAVSSKSDVYSYGMVILEMVGARKQINVSTDNSSMYFPQWLYDNFDQFCGATACEISSGTTELVRKMIIVGLWCIQFIPADRPSMSKVLEMLESNTMDLQLPPKAF; this is encoded by the exons ATGATGCCACAGTCTCTTCTCATgcggcttctcctcctcgccgcaGCCGCatccgcggccacggcggcagGTGACGGCTGCAGCACCGGCTGCAACCTCGCGCTGGGATCCTACAACATCGAGCCGAACCAGAACCTCTCCTACATCTCGTCCCTCTTCGGCATCGACGACTACCGCAAGCTCCAGCCGTACAACAACCCACGGTTCGGAAATCTTGACTACATCCAGGCCGGCCAGCGCCTCACCGTCTCCTTCCGCTGCCAATGCCTAGCGCTCCCGACCTCGCCGTTCTCGACCTACCTCGCTGGCTCCTTCCCCTACAGGGTCTCACTAGGCGAGACCTACAGCAGCATCGCCGCCCAGTTCAACAACCTCACCACCGCCGCATGGCTGCAGGCCACCAACAGGTACCCGTCTAGCAACATACCCGACGGCGGCATAATGAACGTTACAATCAATTGCTCCTGCGGATACCCGGGGGTGCCACCGGAATACAAGGTGTTCCTAACCTACCCTCTTCGTGACGGGGAGACGTTTGACTCCGTCGAGGAGAAATACAGCTTCCCGGTGCAGTCGGAAATGGACAGCAGTATCGTCTATATCCCTCTTACAT GGTCTTCGGCCATTGTTGCACCGCCGTCAGATTCGCCGAGCACTGGTCCTTCGAGAAGCAAGACACTCATAATAG CTAGCGCCTCGAGCGTATTTGGAGTAAGCATAGTACTTATTTCATTATTCCTGTGGTATAAGAAATATTATGGCTTGATTCCCTGGCAAAGGGGGTCAAGTAATGCATCAAGGATTGAATCTTTCCTGCAAAAGCAAGGAACTTCACACCCAAAGAGGTACAGTTACTCAGAAGTAAGGAGAATGACCACATCTTTTGCTCATAAGCTTGGCCAAGGCGGCTATGGAGATGTCTACAGAGGCAACCTGCCTGATGGCCGTGAGATAGCAGTCAAGATGCTGAAGGGCACCGAGGGCGATGGCGAGGAATTTTTGAATGAAGTGGCAAGCATTAGCAGAACATCTCATGTCAACATTGTCACTCTCTTAGGATTTTGTCTTCAAGGTTCAAAGAGAGCTCTTCTCTATGAGTATATGCCCAATGGTTCGCTCGAGAGATACACTTTTGGCAGCAATTCTACTGAAGGAGAAGACACTTTAAGCTGGGATAAACTGTTTGATATTGTCATAGGAATTGCACGAGGATTGGAGTATCTCCATACAGGCTGCAACACCCGCATTGTGCATTTCGATATCAAACCTCAAAACATTCTTCTGGATCAGGAGTTCTGTCCAAAGATATCTGATTTTGGATTAGCGAAGTTGTGTcgacaaaaggaaagcaaaatcTCCATTGGCGGGATGAGAGGTACGATAGGCTACATAGCGCCTGAAGTATTTTCAAGAAACTATGGTGCAGTGAGCAGCAAGTCTGATGTCTACAGTTACGGAATGGTGATTCTTGAGATGGTCGGGGCAAGGAAACAGATCAATGTTAGCACAGACAACAGCAGCATGTATTTTCCTCAGTGGTTGTACGACAACTTTGATCAGTTCTGTGGTGCCACCGCCTGCGAGATCAGCAGCGGCACCACGGAGCTCGTGAGGAAGATGATTATAGTTGGCTTGTGGTGCATACAATTCATACCTGCGGATCGACCTTCCATGAGCAAGGTCCTTGAGATGTTGGAAAGCAACACCATGGACTTGCAGTTGCCACCCAAGGCCTTTTGA
- the LOC101768302 gene encoding uncharacterized protein LOC101768302 translates to MEGKAPRGRDGDDDQDPLALTLGSIYAAADPRDADAAVDAGVQRPPFPWATERPAQHDTLEGLLRRGVTSVEGQARCKRCSDRKTVWMYPALPDCDKCGNKGAMWPEIAAEKREINWLFLLLGQMLGCCTLEQLKYFCKKTGRHRTGAKNRVLYYAYIEMCNQLEPLD, encoded by the exons ATGGAAGGGAAAGCGCCGAggggccgcgacggcgacgacgaccagGACCCGCTCGCCCTCACCCTCGGATCCatctacgccgccgccgac CCacgcgacgccgacgccgccgtcgacgctGGGGTCCAGCGGCCGCCGTTCCCGTGGGCGACGGAGCGGCCCGCGCAGCACGACACTCTGGAGGGCCTGCTGCGCCGGGGCGTCACTTCCGTCGAGGGCCAGGCGCGGTGCAAGCGCTGCAGCGACAGGAAGACC GTGTGGATGTACCCGGCCCTGCCGGACTGCGACAAGTGCGGGAACAAGGGCGCCATGTGGCCGGAGATCGCGGCCGAGAAGCGCGAGATCAACTGGCtgttcctcctcctgggccagaTGCTCGGCTGCTGCACGCTGGAGCAGCTCAAGTACTTCTGCAAAAAGACCGGCAGGCACCGCACCGGTGCCAAGAACAGGGTGCTCTACTACGCCTACATCGAGATGTGCAACCAGCTTGAGCCGTTGGATTGA